ATCATGTGGACAACCTCATGGTGCTGCCCGGACGCGCGGGCGTGGCGGCCTGCGGCCTGCTCGATTTCCAGGACGCCCTGCTGGGTTCGCCCGCCTACGATCTGGTCTCCCTGCTGCGCGACGCCCGCCGCGACGTGCCTGATGCGCTGCAAAAGGAAATGCTGGCGCGTTATCTCGCCGCCTTCCCGTCACTCGACCACGACCGTTTCGAAACGGCCTACTGGGTGCTGGGCGCGCAGCGCACCACCAAGATCATCGGCATCTTCACCCGCCTGGCGCACCGCGACGGCAAGCCTGACTACCTGCGCCACATGCCCCGGCTGTGGCGGCTGCTCGGCGAAGAGCTTGCCCACCCGATGCTGGAACCCGTGCACGCCTGGTACGAGGAGCACCTGCCCGCCACGCTGCGCATCATCCCCGCAACCGAGCCGGCCTGACCATGCGCGCCATGATCCTCGCCGCCGGCCGCGGCGAACGCATGCGGCCGCTGACCGACACCACCCCGAAACCGCTGCTCAAGGCCGGCGGACGCTGCCTGATCGAATACCACCTGGAACGACTGGCCGCCGCCGGCCTGTGCGAAATCGTCATCAACACGGCGCACCTCGGGGCGCAAATCAGCGACTACCTCGGCGACGGCGGCCGTTACGGCGTACACATCAGTTATTCGTACGAAGGTGAAACGGCCCTGGAAACCGGCGGCGGTATTTACCGCGCGCTGCCCCTGCTGGGCAACGCCCCTTTCCTGGTCGTCAACGGCGACATCCATACCGACTACCCCCTGCCACCACCGCGACTGGCACCAGACGACCTGGCCCACCTGGTGCTGGTCGACAATCCGCCCCAACATCCTCAGGGCGATTTCGCGCTGCGCGACGGCCGGGTGCTCGAGACCGGCCAGGCACTTCTCACCTTCAGCGGCATCGGCATTTATCGCCCCGAACTGTTTGCGGCATGCCGGCCGGGCACCTTCCCGCTGGCGCCGCTGTTGCGCGGGGCGATGCAGGCCGGGCGCGTCAGCGGCGAACACTTCCGCGGCGCCTGGATGGACATCGGCACCCCGGAACGTCTCGAGCGACTCGACGCTCTGCTGTCGCAGCGCTGAAGACCGGCACGGTACGCCGGCTGAACTCGCATCCGCCCGAGCGGACCAATCCGGTAAAGGATGCGATCAATCATTTCCCATGGCAGTCAGCAAAACCGACACACCCTCATCGTTACGTTTATTCAGCGCCTTCCTGCGCGACTTCCCCTGGATTCACATTGCGCTCGGCCTGACCGGCAATCTCGCCTTTCTGATCGGCAGCGTGTTCTTTTTGTGGACCTCGCTTGAACGGGCCGGGGTCTGGCTGTTCATCATCGGATCCGGCGGCATGTTCATCGGCAGCATCGGCAGCGCCGTCGTACGTTGGGAAGAACGGCAACGCGACCGTGAAGCCGGCGGCTGACGCCGCCTTCAGGCCACCGCGGCAACGTGCGACAATCATAAAAACCGCCCATGGCGGCAACTGCTAGACTTGTTTCATCAGGGGGTTTCACCATTGGCTTTCGAAGACTCTGCGGTACGCAGCTCCTTCGACTTCGATCCGGCCCAGATCGCCGACCTGCGCGAACGCTGGCGGAATCTGCTCGATCTGAGCGTGTGGGGCGACATCAAAAGCCAGAAGATCGGTGCCGTGCCGCGCCTGCGCAAACGCCTGCTCGAAACCGGTGAGAGCATGCGCTCCGTCGTCAACGACCGCGACTGGATCCCCCAGGTCCGCGAGCGAGTGAAGGGCGCCATGGCGGCCAGCCTGAATCTGCGCGACGCTCTGCTCGGCCTGGAGCGCTCCGCCCAGGTGCTCGACGGCGGCGAGGACTTTTCCGCCTTCGAGCGCGACCTGCTCGAATTCCGGCACCGCCTGCTGTTGTTCATCGAAAAGCACGAACAGCAATGGGGCGACCTGCTCGAAGAACAATACGACATTCAGGAAGAAGACGACGAGGACGAATGAGGCGTGGGGCAGGAGATCGGCGCAACGCGGTTTTCATCCCAGGACTTCACCCGCTTTGCCGATCGGCTGCGCGAAGAAACCGCACTGCTTCGAACCTGGCTCGAAAGCGAACGGTTCCGTGACCGGAGTCTGGTCGGCGGCTTCGAGATCGAGGCCTGGCTGGTGGACGGGCGACTGCGTCCCGCCCCGCGCAATCCCGAATTTCTCGAGGCACTTAACACGCCGCTGGCCACACCCGAACTCGCCAAGTTCAACGTGGAGTTCAACAACCAGCCGCGCGTGCTCGCCGGACACGCCTTGAGCGACTTTCACGCCGACCTTGCCGCGCTCTGGCAGCGTGCCGAGGCCTGTGCGGGCGGCCTCGATCTTCATCTGATGCTGATCGGCATTCTGCCCACCCTGCGCGAGAGCGATCTCGACAAGCGCCACATGTCGCCCATGAACCGCTACCGGGCATTGAACGCGCAGGTCCTCAAACATCGCGAAGGGCGCCCCCTGCGCCTGGAGATCACGGGGCACGAACACCTGCTGTGCGTACACCGCGACGTGATGATGGAATCCGCCACCACCTCGTTTCAGATCCATCTCCAGGTCCCGGCCCAACAGGCGCATCGTTATTACAACGCCAGCATCATGGCCTCGGCGCCGCTGGTCGCCGTGAGCGCCAACTCCCCGTTGCTGTTCGGCAAGGACCTGTGGGACGAGACGCGGATTCCCGTATTCGAACAATCCGTCGAGCTGGGCGGATTCGACGGTGCCGCGCGTGGGCCGGTCCGCCGGGTCGGGTTCGGCACCGGTTACGTGCAGCATTCGATCATTGAATGCTTTCAGGAAAACCTGGATCACTTTCCCGTCCTGCTGCCGATCAAAATCGACGAACCCGCGGACAACCTCGCCCACCTGCGCCTGCACAACGGCACCATCTGGCGCTGGAACCGCCCGCTGGTCGGCTTCGGCGCCGAGGGTGAACCACACATCCGTATCGAGCAGCGCGTGGTGCCCGCCGGTCCGACCCTCACCGACAGCATCGCCAATGCCGCCTTCTTTTACGGTTTGTGCGCCGCACTCGTCGACGAGACCGAAACGGATCAGCCCGACATCGATTTCGCGCATGCCAAGGACAATTTCTACGGCGCCGCACGCTACAGCCTCGACGCCCAGCTCACCTGGCTCGACGGACAGCGGCACACCGCTGCCGGGCTGATCGCCCAAACCCTGCTGCCCCTGGCAAGGCGTGGACTTGCCCGCCTCGGCCTGAATGACGAGGATGCCGGTCGCTGGCTCGACATCATTGCCGAACGGGTGGAAACACGGCAGCACGGCGCAGCCTGGCAACGCCGCCACCTGCTGACCCACGGCAACGATATTGTGCAAATGAGCGCGGCCTATCTCGACAATCAGCGTAGTGACGTCCCGGTACATCGCTGGCCTTTGTGAACATCACCCAAGAAATGACATCTACAACCAAAGCGATGACCAAACTGAATCAGATCCAGGAAATTCCCGACGGGCTGCTGGAGGTCGGCGCGCGCGAGCTGCACACCGTGCTGCCCGGCCCCACCCTGATGCATCTACCGGGACGGCGGGAGGCACCGCTGTTCGTATCCGTGCTGCTGCACGGCAACGAGGACGCCGGCCTGGCCGCCATCCAACACGTACTGCGCCGCTACACGGATCAACCGCTGCCACGGGCGCTGTCGGTATTTTTCGGCAATGTGAGCGCGGCCAGGGAAGGCCTGCGCGCCCTGGACGGCCAACCCGACTACAACCGGATCTGGCCGGGCGGCGATGCGCCGGACAGCCCGGAGCGACGCATGATGGCCGAGGTGGTCGACATCATGCGCGAGCGAAACATTTTCGCCAGCATCGACGTACATAACAACACCGGGCTCAACCCGCATTACGCCTGCATCAACCACCTCGACGACCGCTTCATGCAACTGGCCTCGTTGTTCGGGCGCACCGTCGTCTACTTCATCCGGCCGCGCGGCGTGCAGTCCATGGCCCTCGCCGAACTGTGCCCGGCCACCACGCTGGAATGCGGCAAGCCCGGCGTCGCCGCCGGTGCAGAACATGCCGCGGAATTCATCGAGGCCTGCCTGAACCTGGCAGAGATACCCGATCATCCCGTGGCCGCCCACGACATCGACCTGTTCCACACCGTCGCCACGGTCAAGGTTCCAGAACCCTTCAGCTTCAGCTTCGATCACGGCGCGGTGGACATCGCCTTCGATGCTGAAATCGACCACTACAACTTCCGTGAACTTGCCGTCGGCACGCGCTTCGGCGTGCTGCGGCCGGACAGCCAGGCCAGGCTGGAGGCACGCGACGAGGAAGGACAGGATGTCACCGATCGTTTTTTCTCTCACGTCGACGGCCATATCACCCTCATCCGCCCGAGCATGCCGTCCATGCTGACGCTCGATACGCGTATCGTTCGCCAGGATTGTTTGTGTTACTTGATGGAAAGATTATCAGCAAGGGGTGAGGAGTAAGGAGATAAGAGAAACAGTGACAGACGAAACGCCGAATTCCTCCTCACACCTTACGTCTCACCTCTCACCAAAAACCCCGTCCCGCCTTGCCGAGCAGCCGGTGGCTTGCAGGGCCAGCCCGGCAGGGACGCCGGGCTGAGGTTCATCGCACCAGGGAAGGTGCGTTGAACCGTGCCCGTCGCAAGTCAGTGGTTGTGAGGGAAGCCGAAGGCCAAGGCGGTGGGGGTGCCCTTCTCTTTGGGTACTTTCTCTTGGGCACGCAAGAGAAAGTACCTCGCGCTGTGTGAACGCGTTAGGCAAAGAAATCCTAACCTCAAAAGCGCGAAACAAGTCCAACAACGTTAGTTAGTCAGCACCCACACGCGAAACCTAACTTCAAACAAAATGCTCCGTGGTATACCGCTCCACACGCAAACTGTCCGACCAGTAATCCGGCATCAGGCCGGCCTTTTGCTTGAGCTGGCGCAGGAACTCGCCCGGCTCCGGCAGCTGCTCCCACACGCTGGGCAGGAAGGTACCGCGATACAACCCGTCCTCGAGAATGAGCCCGTCCTCACCGGGCCGCAGCTGCGCGACCAGGTCCTGCTCGCTGCTGAATTCCAGCGGTTCGGAACGGCTGAGCACCGAGATGCCGATCTCCAGGTCGGCCAGTTCATGGCGTTCCACGACGGGGAACCGCGGATCGCCGAAGGCAGCCTGATAGGCATGATCGGAGACGTCGACCACCAGCGGCTCATAAGCCGCCAGACCGCCGACACAGCCCCGTAATGCATCGTGGCGTTTCAGGGTCACGAAGCTTGCGCGTTCCTCGCGCAGATGCTCCGGGTAGTCCTCCGGACTGATTGGCAGGGCCCGCCGATGGGTCAGGCCGTATTCGATTGAATTGCGCGCGATCTTCAGCAGTGCAGCCCGTTCCTCGGACCCATACTCACTTGAATGCATAGGCGCCGTATCCGACTACATGATCGCGGGGCCCGGCGGTATCGCCGGAATTGCGCACGTCCAGTGCGTGGGCCTGCAGCCCGTGCCGACGCGCCACCCGCAGCAGCCCCCGGATGGGGATGCGCCCGCAGGCCTGTTCGTCACCGATGGCATGGGCATCCAGCGCCTCGATCGCCGCGGTGGTCACGCGGTCCAAACGCCGCGCCTCTTCGTAACTGAGGTAGTGGCTGAGATCGGAGCTGATGACGATCAGGGTTTCCGGACCGCCCCAGAGCGCCTCCAGGACCATGCCCACCTCGTCGGCGGTGGCGCTGCCCACGACCAGGGGCACCAGCTTGAACTTGCCCAGGGTCTCCTGCAGAAAGGGCAGATGCACTTCGAGGCTGTGTTCGAGGCTATGCGCCTGATCGAACACGAATACCTCGGAGAGCTTCACGATTTGCTCGATGGCCTCGCGGTCGACCTCGATGCGCCCCAGCGGCGTCTCGAAATATTCGGCGCTGGGCGCCGCAACCCCGTAAAACCCCACCCGGTGCGACGGACCCAGCAGCACGACCCGCTCGATCGGCTGGGGATGGTTTTTCAGCCGGGCGTAGGCCGAAGCGGCCACCGGCCCCGAATAGATGTACCCCGCATGGGGAACGATCATCGCCTTGGGGGGGAGTTCGTCGGTTTCGGCCTCGCGCAAAAAGTGCTGTATGGTTTGATGAAGCTCGGTAGGGTCCGCGGGATAGAACATCCCGGCGACGGCTGGAGGTCTGATCTGCATGACTCCGTGATACCTCTTTCCTTTGGCGGTGGCTCGCGCAAGACCTTTGTTAATTTATGGTTATAGACGCGCTCCATGCAGGTCCTGCATGATTGAAAAATACCCTGACAGGCACTATCTGTAAATGTAATGGAAGTATAGATACGGTTTTCTGACGAAACCATGAATATTCAAGCCCAAGAGGGGCTCCACCCCACCAAATACTGGCACCGCCTCGACGACGGCCGTATCCAGTGCGACGTCTGCCCTCGGGAGTGCAAATTGCACGAGGGCCAGGAAGGCCTGTGCTTCGTACGCGGGCGTTATCACGACGAAATCGTGCTGACGAGCTACGGGCGCTCGTCGGGCTTTTGCGTGGACCCGATCGAGAAAAAGCCGCTCAATCACTTCCTGCCGGGCACCCCGGTGCTGTCCTTCGGCACCGCGGGGTGCAACCTGGCCTGCAAGTTCTGCCAGAACTGGGACATGAGCAAGGCCCGGGAGATGGACCGCCTGATGGATTCCGCCTCGCCGGAACAGCTGGCGGAAACGGCCGAACGCCTGGGTTGCCGCAGCGTGGCCTACACCTATAACGACCCCGTCATATTTCTGGAATACGCGGTCGACACCGCCATCGCCTGCCGCGAGAAGGGCATCAAGTCGGTAGCCGTGACGGCCGGCTACATCAACCCGGAACCGCGCATCGAGTTCTACAAGTACATGGACGCCGCCAACGTGGACCTGAAAGGCTTCACGGAGCGGTTTTACTGGAAGATCTGCGGCGGCCATCTCGAACCGGTGCTGGACACCCTGAAATACCTCAAGCACGAGACCGATGTGTGGTTCGAGCTGACCACCCTGCTCATCCCCGGCGAAAACGATTCCGAGGCCGAATTGAACGAGATGACCCAATGGGTGGTCGAAAATCTCGGACCGGACGTGCCCATGCACTTCACGGCCTTTCATCCCGACTGGAAGATGATGGACTATCCCTCGACACCGCCCGCCACCCTGACCCGTGCGCGCCAGATCGCCCTCGACAACGGCGTGCACTACGCCTATACCGGCAACGTGCACGACGAGGCGGGCGAGAGCACCTATTGCCACAGCTGCGGTACCCGCCTCATCGGCCGCGACTGGTACGTCATCAGTGAATGGAACCTCACCCCGGACGGCGCCTGCCCCAAATGCGGTACCAAGGCGGCCGGCGTGTTCGAGGAAAAACCCGGCACCTGGGGCGCCAAGCGCATGCCGGTGCGCATCTCCGCCGCCTGACCGCAATGCGCCAACCACGCCAAATCCCGTTGCCCGGCCCTCTGGGGCGACTGGGCGGACTGCTGCTGTTCACCGTCCTGCTGCTCGGTGGCTGCGCAAGCGCCCCCGAACTCCAGCCTCCCGGCCCGTATGTCGACCTGACCCCGCAGCAGGCCATGGCCGCCAGGACCACCGGCCAGACGGTGCGCTGGGGCGGCACCATCATCCAGACCAAGCCGGAACAGGGGCAGACCTGCTTTACAATGCTCGCCCTGCCACTGGACAGCACCGCGCGTCCCGTGCTGGAACGTGAACGTGCGCAGGGACGCTTCATCGCCTGTTCGAAGGGATTCTACGACCCGGCGCTGTACAAGGCCGGCCGAGAGGTCACCTTCGCCGGCCACCTCCAGGGCCTGCGCAGGGAAAAAATCGGCAACTACGAGTATCCCTACCCCCTGCTCCAGGCCGGCCCCCCGCATCTCTGGCCGGAGCCCCGCCCCGAGACCTATCGCGACCCGTGCTGGACCGATCCCTGGTGCAACCCGTGGAGCCCCTGGTACCCCTACTGGCCTTATTACGGCCCCTATGGGCCGCCCTATTACCATGACCATGACCGACACTGAGACCGTGGCGTGAAAACCCAGTCGTCCATGCAGCGGGCCCTGCGGTTCGGTTTCGTCCTGCTGACCACGCTTTGGCTGGCCGGATGCGCCACCAAGCCCCCTTTCCCGGACGAGGTGGTGCAAAGCGCAAGCACGGTCCCGCCCCCGCACGTGCTGAGCGAAGGCGGCGGTCCCCTGCCGGCCGGTCCGCTGATCTGGGGCGGGGTCATCATCAGCACCCAGAATCTGAAGCAGGACACCGAGCTGACGGTGCTGAGCTTTCCCCTGGACGACGACCTGCGCCCCAAGTCGGAGGAACCGACGCTGGGCCGTTTCCTGATCGTGCGCCAGGGGTTTCTCGACCCCGTCATCTATGCCGCCGGACGAGTGGTGACGGTGGTGGGCAAGGTCGACCGGATCGAAACCCGCAAGATCGACAACGTGGATTACCGCTACCCGGTGATCGAAGCGCAGTCCCTGTATCTGTGGCCGCCCAAGGACAAGAGCATCCCGGTATATTTCAGCATCGGCGTGGGCGTGCACGGCGGGTTTTAAGACAAGCACGACCCGCGCTTGAAAAAACAGGCCATTGAACCGGCCACCCCATCACCCCCACACACATGAAAACCGACTGGCCTACCAATACCCAGGAAGCCCGCGCGATACAGGAGAAGTTGCGTGAACGCGTGGTGCTGCACGACGACTTCGGCCCCATCGAGCGGGTGGCCGGGGTGGATGTCGGATTCAAGGACAACGGTAAAATCACCCGCGCCGCCGTGGTCGTGTTGGCGTTCCCTACGCTCGAACCGCTGGAACAGGTCATCGCCGAACAACCGACACGTTTTCCCTACGTGCCAGGCCTGCTGTCGTTCCGCGAACTGCCGGCCGTCCTGGAAGCCCTGGGTAAATTGAAACAGGCACCGGACCTGCTGATCTGCGACGGCCAGGGCATCGCCCACCCGCGCCGTCTCGGCATCGCCGCCCATCAAGCCCGTGTTCGTCTCGCCCGGACACCGCATCGGCCTGGAATCGGCGATCCGTCTGGTGCTGGCCTGCACGCCCCGCTACCGGCTGCCGGAGACCACGCGTCTCGCCGATCGCATCGCCTCACGGCGCGGGATGAAGTAATTCAATAATGCAGGCGGTACCAGGTCAGCCCCAGCACCTCATGGGCCAGCTCGGTCATGGTGCGCGCGGCACGCGCCTGCGGCAGCCAGCCCAATAATCCCTGTTCCCGGCTATCCGGCCCGGCGAAGCCGGTGGGCGCGGCGATGGGGTCGAGGCCGGCCTTACGGAACGACCACAACGCCCTCGGCATATGCCAGGCCTGGGTGACCAGCAGCACGCGGCGGATCCCCAGGGGCTTGAGCATGTATGCGGTGAGCTGCGCGTTCTGCCAGGTGGTATGGCTGAGTTGTTCCACCCAGCGCACCGGTACATGAAAATCCCGTTCCAGCACCTCGCGCATCAGGACCGCCTCGCTCAACTGCGATTCCGGCGTCACGCTGCCGCCGCTGGTCAGCACCGGCAGGCCGGTGCGGCGCGCAAGCCAGGCCGCGTAGCGCACGCGCTGCAGGCCGTTCGGGGTGAGGGTCTGGCCGCCGTATTCCGGCGCATCGCGCCGCCCGGCACCCAGCACGACGATAGCCTGGGCATCGGTGGGGATGCTCGTCAGCGGCGGTGTGGAAGATGACCAGAGCCCGGCCAGCGGATAGACCACGACGGGCAGGCTGGCCAGCCAGGCCAGGACGATACCGGCGGCGGCCAGGGTCATGCCCGTCCGTCGCCAGCGCAGGGTCAGCAACAGACCGAGGATAGCCAGCAGCAGCGGCCCGGCCGGCGGCAGGATCAGGGTTTCGGTCAGATGGCGGAACCACACGGCGGCAGTTCGCTGCGTGCTAGATCACAGAACGCCGGCGGCCTGCTGGTCGGCGTGGTAGGAAGAACGCACCATGGGTCCGCTGGCGACGTGCGTAAAGCCCATGGACTCGCCCAGCTCACGCAGTGCGTCGAACTCCTCGGGCGTCACGAAACGATCCACCGGCAGGTGATGACGGGATGGCTGCAGGTACTGCCCCAGGGTCAGCATCTCCACCCCGTGTGCACGCAGATCACGCATCACCTGCTCCACCTCGTCCATGGTCTCGCCCAGTCCGAGCATGATGCCGGACTTGGAGGGCACATTCGGGTGGACCTGCTTGAAGCGTTCCAGCAGATCGAGTGACCACTCGTAATCGGAACCGGGACGGGCCTGGCGGTAAAGACGCGGCACCGTTTCCAGGTTGTGGTTGAACACATCGGGCGGCGCCTCGTGCAGCAGGGCCAGCGCCACATCCATGCGCCCGCGAAAATCGGGCACCAGGATCTCGACCTGGATGTCGGGGCTGTATTGCCGCGTCTTGCGGATGCAGTCGACGAAATGCCCGGCACCGCCGTCGCGCAGGTCGTCCCGGTCCACCGAGGTGATCACCACGTAGCGCAGGCCCATGGCCGCGATGGTGCGCCCCAGGTTCTCGGGTTCTTCCGGGTCCAGCGGATTGGGACGGCCATGCGCCACGTCGCAGAACGGGCAGCGACGGGTGCAGATATCCCCCATGATTATGAAGGTCGCCGTGCCGTGCCCGAAGCACTCGCCCAGGTTCGGGCAGGCAGCCTCTTCGCAGACGGTGTGCAGGCGGTTCTCACGCAGCACGCGCTTGAGGCGCTGCACCTCCGGGCCGGCATGCGATTTGGCGCGAATCCAGCGCGGCTTGCGCGCCACCTGCTGCAGGGGTTCGATCTTGACCGGGATGCGCGCCATCTTCTCGGCGCCGCGCTGCTTGACCCCGGCTTCGGGACGGTTCGAAGAACTCATCTCATGCAACTCCTGTAATCCATCCGAACATTCTGCCACAGGCGCACCGTGTTTGGCCCGCCGCGCCCCAGCCGCTATCATCGCGCGGTACTCCTTCATGCCTTCAGCCGTGAACACATCCGACACCTGGCTCACCCGCATCAACGCCACGACGCCGGCACGCCGCGCCCTGTGGTTCGCCGCCCTGTTCGTGCTCGCGGTGGTGCTGTTCGCGCCCGGCATCGGCCAGGTCACCTCGGTCACCACCAAGGACGAGTACTACCTGGGCCTGCGCACACCGATGTGCATGGTGGAACAGGACCACTGGCTGATCCCCTGCCTGGACAACGAGCCGCGCATCAAGAAACCGCCGCTGCTGTACTGGATCACGGCGGCGAGCTACGACGTGTTCGGCGTATCGCTGACCAGCGCGCGCATCGTAGCGGTGCTGTTCGCGGCGCTGTTCGTGCTGGCCACCGCCCTGATCGCCTGGGAGATGCGGCGCGACCTGCACTACAGCCTGCTGGCCGGACTGATCATGCTGTCCACGGCGAGCATCGCCATCGGCGCGCGCATGCTGTTGCTGGACATTCCCACCGCGGCGCTCAGCGCGCTGGCGCTTTATTTCGCGCTGCGCTGGCGCAACGGTGCGGGTCCGGCCGCCCTCATGCTTGCCGCGGTGGCCACCGCCGCCGGCTTCCTGGTCAAGGGACCGATCGCCCTGGTGCTGGTGGGCTCGGGTGCACTCGCCCTGTTGCTCATGGAAGAAGACCTGCGCAAGC
This portion of the Gammaproteobacteria bacterium genome encodes:
- a CDS encoding nucleotidyltransferase family protein — encoded protein: MRAMILAAGRGERMRPLTDTTPKPLLKAGGRCLIEYHLERLAAAGLCEIVINTAHLGAQISDYLGDGGRYGVHISYSYEGETALETGGGIYRALPLLGNAPFLVVNGDIHTDYPLPPPRLAPDDLAHLVLVDNPPQHPQGDFALRDGRVLETGQALLTFSGIGIYRPELFAACRPGTFPLAPLLRGAMQAGRVSGEHFRGAWMDIGTPERLERLDALLSQR
- the amrA gene encoding AmmeMemoRadiSam system protein A, which produces MHSSEYGSEERAALLKIARNSIEYGLTHRRALPISPEDYPEHLREERASFVTLKRHDALRGCVGGLAAYEPLVVDVSDHAYQAAFGDPRFPVVERHELADLEIGISVLSRSEPLEFSSEQDLVAQLRPGEDGLILEDGLYRGTFLPSVWEQLPEPGEFLRQLKQKAGLMPDYWSDSLRVERYTTEHFV
- a CDS encoding YdcF family protein, translating into MWFRHLTETLILPPAGPLLLAILGLLLTLRWRRTGMTLAAAGIVLAWLASLPVVVYPLAGLWSSSTPPLTSIPTDAQAIVVLGAGRRDAPEYGGQTLTPNGLQRVRYAAWLARRTGLPVLTSGGSVTPESQLSEAVLMREVLERDFHVPVRWVEQLSHTTWQNAQLTAYMLKPLGIRRVLLVTQAWHMPRALWSFRKAGLDPIAAPTGFAGPDSREQGLLGWLPQARAARTMTELAHEVLGLTWYRLHY
- a CDS encoding glutamate--cysteine ligase; translated protein: MGQEIGATRFSSQDFTRFADRLREETALLRTWLESERFRDRSLVGGFEIEAWLVDGRLRPAPRNPEFLEALNTPLATPELAKFNVEFNNQPRVLAGHALSDFHADLAALWQRAEACAGGLDLHLMLIGILPTLRESDLDKRHMSPMNRYRALNAQVLKHREGRPLRLEITGHEHLLCVHRDVMMESATTSFQIHLQVPAQQAHRYYNASIMASAPLVAVSANSPLLFGKDLWDETRIPVFEQSVELGGFDGAARGPVRRVGFGTGYVQHSIIECFQENLDHFPVLLPIKIDEPADNLAHLRLHNGTIWRWNRPLVGFGAEGEPHIRIEQRVVPAGPTLTDSIANAAFFYGLCAALVDETETDQPDIDFAHAKDNFYGAARYSLDAQLTWLDGQRHTAAGLIAQTLLPLARRGLARLGLNDEDAGRWLDIIAERVETRQHGAAWQRRHLLTHGNDIVQMSAAYLDNQRSDVPVHRWPL
- the amrS gene encoding AmmeMemoRadiSam system radical SAM enzyme, with amino-acid sequence MNIQAQEGLHPTKYWHRLDDGRIQCDVCPRECKLHEGQEGLCFVRGRYHDEIVLTSYGRSSGFCVDPIEKKPLNHFLPGTPVLSFGTAGCNLACKFCQNWDMSKAREMDRLMDSASPEQLAETAERLGCRSVAYTYNDPVIFLEYAVDTAIACREKGIKSVAVTAGYINPEPRIEFYKYMDAANVDLKGFTERFYWKICGGHLEPVLDTLKYLKHETDVWFELTTLLIPGENDSEAELNEMTQWVVENLGPDVPMHFTAFHPDWKMMDYPSTPPATLTRARQIALDNGVHYAYTGNVHDEAGESTYCHSCGTRLIGRDWYVISEWNLTPDGACPKCGTKAAGVFEEKPGTWGAKRMPVRISAA
- a CDS encoding M14 family metallopeptidase produces the protein MTKLNQIQEIPDGLLEVGARELHTVLPGPTLMHLPGRREAPLFVSVLLHGNEDAGLAAIQHVLRRYTDQPLPRALSVFFGNVSAAREGLRALDGQPDYNRIWPGGDAPDSPERRMMAEVVDIMRERNIFASIDVHNNTGLNPHYACINHLDDRFMQLASLFGRTVVYFIRPRGVQSMALAELCPATTLECGKPGVAAGAEHAAEFIEACLNLAEIPDHPVAAHDIDLFHTVATVKVPEPFSFSFDHGAVDIAFDAEIDHYNFRELAVGTRFGVLRPDSQARLEARDEEGQDVTDRFFSHVDGHITLIRPSMPSMLTLDTRIVRQDCLCYLMERLSARGEE
- a CDS encoding YrhK family protein, with the protein product MAVSKTDTPSSLRLFSAFLRDFPWIHIALGLTGNLAFLIGSVFFLWTSLERAGVWLFIIGSGGMFIGSIGSAVVRWEERQRDREAGG
- the amrB gene encoding AmmeMemoRadiSam system protein B gives rise to the protein MQIRPPAVAGMFYPADPTELHQTIQHFLREAETDELPPKAMIVPHAGYIYSGPVAASAYARLKNHPQPIERVVLLGPSHRVGFYGVAAPSAEYFETPLGRIEVDREAIEQIVKLSEVFVFDQAHSLEHSLEVHLPFLQETLGKFKLVPLVVGSATADEVGMVLEALWGGPETLIVISSDLSHYLSYEEARRLDRVTTAAIEALDAHAIGDEQACGRIPIRGLLRVARRHGLQAHALDVRNSGDTAGPRDHVVGYGAYAFK
- the lipA gene encoding lipoyl synthase — protein: MSSSNRPEAGVKQRGAEKMARIPVKIEPLQQVARKPRWIRAKSHAGPEVQRLKRVLRENRLHTVCEEAACPNLGECFGHGTATFIIMGDICTRRCPFCDVAHGRPNPLDPEEPENLGRTIAAMGLRYVVITSVDRDDLRDGGAGHFVDCIRKTRQYSPDIQVEILVPDFRGRMDVALALLHEAPPDVFNHNLETVPRLYRQARPGSDYEWSLDLLERFKQVHPNVPSKSGIMLGLGETMDEVEQVMRDLRAHGVEMLTLGQYLQPSRHHLPVDRFVTPEEFDALRELGESMGFTHVASGPMVRSSYHADQQAAGVL
- a CDS encoding Slp family lipoprotein, whose protein sequence is MKTQSSMQRALRFGFVLLTTLWLAGCATKPPFPDEVVQSASTVPPPHVLSEGGGPLPAGPLIWGGVIISTQNLKQDTELTVLSFPLDDDLRPKSEEPTLGRFLIVRQGFLDPVIYAAGRVVTVVGKVDRIETRKIDNVDYRYPVIEAQSLYLWPPKDKSIPVYFSIGVGVHGGF
- a CDS encoding Slp family lipoprotein produces the protein MRQPRQIPLPGPLGRLGGLLLFTVLLLGGCASAPELQPPGPYVDLTPQQAMAARTTGQTVRWGGTIIQTKPEQGQTCFTMLALPLDSTARPVLERERAQGRFIACSKGFYDPALYKAGREVTFAGHLQGLRREKIGNYEYPYPLLQAGPPHLWPEPRPETYRDPCWTDPWCNPWSPWYPYWPYYGPYGPPYYHDHDRH